A single window of Sphingobacterium sp. ML3W DNA harbors:
- a CDS encoding RagB/SusD family nutrient uptake outer membrane protein, whose translation MNNIYRNPLIFLLSIGILVSSCSLNRDPLDGYSDESQGKTETGSQIVFKNKSEVDNFLTGIYQQMRDRQEHWYMDLLLISESHADNAYAGTTGAEVLPFENNSIEGSNSVIDRDWARYLEDIARANRLIINIDSVADKSVSDSQIKSYKAQAKIFRALAMFDMVRLFGSIPVITTQAGDITSENIEEVYPQYFPFQNTEEEAYLQIEKDLLEALVDAPSNSVSDKTRFTKSVAKAMLAKIYAEKPIRDYAKVIQYVDALAADGFDLNTNYSDLYALNAANSDLEQRNTKESILEAQFMPGSGNWATWMFGRDLSNYDNSFTWAKWVTPSRDLIQTYQNEGDQIRMDQSIVYYVATWSNYYPASHYPFMFKLRSGMSSIVKLRYADLLLLKAEALIMQASPNLMEAASIIDRVRNRVKLPALDNATRASKERMLDALLKERRLELAFEGQRWFDLVRLDKVESVMNAVFAKDKGRKAQVYPFNQYSYRLPVPQAKIDENPNLVQNLGY comes from the coding sequence ATGAATAATATATATAGAAATCCACTCATATTCTTATTGTCAATAGGAATATTAGTCTCTTCATGTTCTTTAAATCGTGACCCGCTTGATGGTTATTCGGATGAATCGCAAGGTAAAACCGAAACAGGATCTCAGATTGTTTTTAAGAATAAGAGTGAAGTTGATAACTTCTTAACGGGTATTTATCAACAAATGCGTGATCGACAAGAACATTGGTATATGGACTTGTTGCTCATCTCCGAGTCGCATGCAGATAACGCCTATGCAGGAACAACGGGGGCAGAGGTATTGCCTTTTGAAAATAACTCGATTGAGGGCTCAAATTCAGTTATAGATCGTGATTGGGCTAGATATTTAGAGGATATCGCTCGAGCCAATCGATTGATCATCAATATTGATAGTGTGGCGGATAAGTCGGTCAGTGATTCGCAGATCAAGTCGTATAAGGCACAAGCTAAAATATTCCGAGCTTTGGCGATGTTTGATATGGTTCGTCTTTTTGGATCTATTCCTGTCATCACGACGCAGGCTGGTGATATTACATCAGAAAATATTGAAGAGGTTTATCCACAGTATTTTCCTTTTCAAAATACAGAGGAGGAAGCATATCTGCAGATCGAAAAGGATTTATTGGAAGCATTGGTAGATGCTCCTAGTAATTCAGTCTCCGATAAAACGAGATTTACAAAGTCAGTTGCCAAGGCGATGTTAGCGAAAATATATGCTGAAAAACCGATTCGTGACTATGCTAAAGTTATCCAGTATGTTGATGCTCTTGCTGCTGACGGGTTTGATCTTAATACTAATTATTCGGACCTATATGCGCTTAACGCCGCAAATTCAGATCTGGAACAGCGTAATACAAAAGAGTCAATCTTAGAGGCGCAATTTATGCCAGGATCAGGTAATTGGGCCACTTGGATGTTTGGTCGTGACCTATCCAATTATGATAATAGTTTTACCTGGGCCAAATGGGTGACTCCCTCGCGTGACCTAATACAAACGTATCAAAATGAAGGTGATCAAATCCGAATGGATCAGTCCATCGTCTACTATGTGGCTACTTGGAGTAATTACTATCCCGCATCTCATTACCCATTTATGTTTAAGCTGCGCTCAGGAATGAGCAGTATTGTTAAGCTGCGCTATGCCGATCTATTATTGTTGAAAGCAGAGGCGCTGATTATGCAAGCAAGTCCCAATTTAATGGAAGCGGCAAGCATTATCGATCGTGTACGTAATCGCGTAAAACTTCCTGCACTGGACAATGCCACTCGTGCAAGCAAGGAACGCATGTTGGATGCTTTGTTAAAAGAACGTCGGTTGGAACTGGCTTTCGAAGGCCAACGTTGGTTTGATCTAGTACGATTGGATAAAGTTGAATCTGTTATGAATGCTGTATTTGCAAAAGATAAAGGG